AGGAATATATGGTATATTGATTACAGTGTATATGCTATACCATACGATAAGTTAAATAACTACAAAAAATATCTTTCCAGCAGATATCTAATTGGTATAGGTAGGAACATAAGTGTTGTTGATTTAAGAAGCCAACTTACCGTTTATTGGAGAGGTAGAAACATTAACAAGAAAACACTACCAAACGGTAAGTACTCAATAGTTGTAAAAACCAGTTATAAAAACAAAAGTAAAAAAGTTATTTCCACAAGCACCAAAATTCTAGGTGGTAGTAAACCTCTAGTAGTTATACTTGCTAATTAGTTACATCCACAACTATCATCACCACATCCACATTGATCTTTAGGGTTTACAACCTTAAACCCTTCCCCAAACACTTCATCTTTTACATAATCAATAGTAGATCCTTTAGCCTCTTCGTAGCTTACAGGGTCAACTATTATCTTAACTCCGTTAGTTTCAAAGATTAGGTCATCAGAGTTTTTCTTGTCGTCTATAGAGAGTCCGTATTTTTGTCCCGAACAACCACATCCTCCTGTCATGACTGAAAATCTCAAAAAGACATCCTTTATATTATTTTCTTCAAGTATCTTTTTTATGACACTAGCTGCTGCTTCTGTAAGAGTTATCATAAGAACCTCCTTTATGCAGATTAGAATATACGAAAACATAAATCAAAAGTCTAATGATTTGGTAGTTCTATCAGAATACGTTTCAACTTGAAAAAGTTAAATTTTTACTTATAAAATTTTTTATCTTACGATAGTTTGGAGGTAGAATATGAAAGAGAATGCTAGGGTTGAAACGATACTCCTACATGGGGGACAAGAGCCAGATCCAACAACAGGATCCAGAGCGGTACCGATATATCAAACTACATCTTACGTCTTTAGGGATATGGATCACGCAGCAAGACTTTTTGCTCTTGAAGAACCAGGAAACATATACACTAGAATTATGAACCCAACTACTGATGTCTTTGAGAGACGAATGGCTTTACTTGAAGGTGGAGTTGGTGCTCTCGCTCTCTCATCAGGACAAGCAGCAATAACTTACGCAATACTAACGATTGCTAAACCTGGTGATGAGATAATAAGCTCAAAGAGTCTGTATGGCGGAACATACAACCTTTTTAATTGGACATTCAGAAGACTTGGTATAAAAGTTCATTTCGTTGATGCTTCTGACCCAAAGAACTTTGAAGAAAAGATAAATGACAAAACAAAGGCAGTATTTCTTGAATCTATAGGTAATCCTAGACTAGATGTTCCAGACATTGAGGAGATATCAAAGATTGCCCATAAGCATGGAGTTCCCGTAATTGTGGATAATACGGTTCCAACAGGTTATCTGCTAAGACCTTTTGATTATGGTGCAGACATATCTGTGTATTCAGCCACCAAGTTCATAGGAGGACACGGAACATCAATAGGAGGTGTTATCGTTGATTCAGGTAGATTTAATTGGGATAATGGAAGATTTCCAGAGTTTACAGAGCCTGATCCAAGCTATCACGGACTTAAATATTCAGACTTAGGTCCTGTTGCTTTCATAATCAAGGTTAGAGTTCAACTACTGAGGGATGTAGGTGCTTGTATTAGTCCTTTTAATTCTTTTCTTTTTTTACAAGGACTTGAAACACTTCACTTGAGAATGGAAAGGCATTCCCAAAATGCTCTTGCAGTAGCAAAATACCTTGAAAAACACAAGAAAGTTAGTTGGGTTAGTTATCCTCTTCTTGAGTCTCACCCCTCCTACAAGAATGCCAAAAAATATCTACCTAAAGGTGCAAGTGCACTTGTGACAGTAGGAATACCAGGTGGCGTTGAAAAAATAAAAACTTTCGTAAATTCACTCAAACTTCTATCTCACCTTGCAAATATAGGTGATGCAAAATCTCTAGTAATCTATCCATACCTCACAACACATCAGCAACTGTCAGAAAAAGAGAAAGAAGAAGCAGGAGCAACGGCAGACCTTGTAAGGTTCTCAATAGGAATTGAGAATGTTGACGACATAATTGAGGACATAGATCAAGCTTTAAGTAAAATATAAAACGGCTCTATCAAACGAAAAGACAAGAGATAATTCGTCCTAAGGCTGTATATATTTTTCTAACATAGACGATGTTGAATACATTTATCTAGTTTGTTATATTTATTCTAACTTTACTAAAATTCTCTTTAAGCGAAATAAAACACATGCTTGGAGGTAGAGTTAAATGAGAGAGATAGTTAAATACGGAAATCCTGTATTACACAAACCTGCAGAAGAAGTCAGGGAATTTAATGAAGAACTAAAGCAACTAGTGGATGAGATGTTTGAAATTATGAATTCTAACAATGGTGTTGGACTTGCTGCACCACAGATAGGCTTGCCTATTAGAGTTGCAGTAGTTGATGTTTCACCAGCTGGATACAAAGGTAGAGCAGTGCTAATTAATCCTGTTATTAAGAACACCTCAAAGAAATACACTCTTGAAGAAGAAGGTTGTCTTTCAGTACCAGGTTTGTATCTACCCATATTGAGACATTACTCAATATCGGTTGAATATTCTGACTTTGATGGAAGAAGAAACATTCTAAACGCTACAGGATACTTCGCTAAAGCAATCCAACACGAAATAGACCACCTTGATGGTATCCTCTTTGTTGAAAGATTTGTAGAAACATTTGATATTGATAAGATAGATGACCAAAA
The Spirochaetota bacterium genome window above contains:
- a CDS encoding iron-sulfur cluster assembly accessory protein, with the protein product MITLTEAAASVIKKILEENNIKDVFLRFSVMTGGCGCSGQKYGLSIDDKKNSDDLIFETNGVKIIVDPVSYEEAKGSTIDYVKDEVFGEGFKVVNPKDQCGCGDDSCGCN
- a CDS encoding O-acetylhomoserine aminocarboxypropyltransferase/cysteine synthase → MKENARVETILLHGGQEPDPTTGSRAVPIYQTTSYVFRDMDHAARLFALEEPGNIYTRIMNPTTDVFERRMALLEGGVGALALSSGQAAITYAILTIAKPGDEIISSKSLYGGTYNLFNWTFRRLGIKVHFVDASDPKNFEEKINDKTKAVFLESIGNPRLDVPDIEEISKIAHKHGVPVIVDNTVPTGYLLRPFDYGADISVYSATKFIGGHGTSIGGVIVDSGRFNWDNGRFPEFTEPDPSYHGLKYSDLGPVAFIIKVRVQLLRDVGACISPFNSFLFLQGLETLHLRMERHSQNALAVAKYLEKHKKVSWVSYPLLESHPSYKNAKKYLPKGASALVTVGIPGGVEKIKTFVNSLKLLSHLANIGDAKSLVIYPYLTTHQQLSEKEKEEAGATADLVRFSIGIENVDDIIEDIDQALSKI
- the def gene encoding peptide deformylase, translating into MREIVKYGNPVLHKPAEEVREFNEELKQLVDEMFEIMNSNNGVGLAAPQIGLPIRVAVVDVSPAGYKGRAVLINPVIKNTSKKYTLEEEGCLSVPGLYLPILRHYSISVEYSDFDGRRNILNATGYFAKAIQHEIDHLDGILFVERFVETFDIDKIDDQKLKEQIMEVLDVVNKFKSERILESNIKNL